DNA from Leptospira koniambonensis:
GTAGAAGAGCTTGTTGGAATTCTCCAAAAGATAGCAGAACAACTCGGAATGTTATCTATCAATGCATCGATTGAGTCCGCAAGAGGAGGAGATAAAGGATTCGCAGTCGTTGCTCACCAAATCTCAGTTCTTTCTGAAAAAACTGCTTCTAATGCTAAACAAGCAAATATGTATTTAAGAGAGATTTGGGAAACTGTAGATGGATCTTTACAATCGTTAGCCGAAACTGTAGAATCATTTAAATCGATCTTAGTCAAAATTCCAGAACTTTCTAAAACCATGAAGGGTGCTTTTGATTCGGTCCGAGATTATTCTTCTAGATCAGATGATTTAGAAACTTCTATCCAAGGTGTAGCTGAAATGAGTGAATCAGTTGCTGCGGATATGGAAAAACGTTATTCCGAATTGAATCGAATGAGAGACTTTTTCTGTGAGATCGAAGACGGCGCAGTTCGGATCGGATCCTTATTAGAAGACTTACAAAAGATGAGCCTTATGCTAAGTGGCCAAACAATCCGAATGCACCGAGTAGTGGATATTTTCAGAATAGAGCCTACGACTGGTTAAATTTCTTAGGCTCCAACTGCAACTACAGTTACAGGTTTTTCTTTTCCTTTTACTTGGACTGGAGGAAGAGTTTCTCCTCTGAAGTTAGCACCTGCAAGTTTCCAAGTTTCTTCGGAGACTAGTAACTCTTTTCCGAAGTTTTTGGTAAGAGATTCAATTCTAGAGGCAGTGTTAACCGCATCTCCTATCACTGTGAATTCTGCTCTTCTGCTTGTTTCAATATTTCCAGAGAAAACTTCTCCAGTATGGATGCCTATTCCGATCCTTACCGGTTCTAATCCTTTGGCTCCTCTGGCATTATTAAATTCTCCTAATTTTTCTAACATCCTTTGTCCGCATTGTAATGCACGAATTGCATCTGATGCAGGATCAGCGGAAGGATAAGGAGTTCCAAATGTAGCCATTACAGCGTCGCCTATATATTTGTCTAAAGTCCCACCAAATTCAAAAACACAATCAGTTAATGTTTCTCTAATAGAGGAAAGGAATCTGCTCAATTCTAATGGATCCATATTTTCTGATAGTGCAGTGAAATTTCTGATATCAGTGAATAATATTGTGGCAGTTTGTCTTCTGCCCTCCAATACATCTGGGTTGGTCATCATTTCTTCTACCATTCCGGGGGAGAAGTAACGAGAAAGTAAGGATCTTTGTGCTTCTCCTTCTCCAATCCGTCTGATCATGATCAAAGTTCTTAAGATCCCAAAAGCAAAGAAGAAAGCCAAGATCAGATAAACCATAGGTCTTCCGAATAATGCGTCAGTGACCAAAACATTCGGTCCCATCACATAATCTCCCCAATCTTTTGCGAATACCATCTTATCGTATATCAGAGCATAGGAGAAGATCCCGAAATAAACTAGATAGAATAAGATAACGCTTAAAACCACGTATCTTAATCTGAATTGGATCAATGAGAACGCAAGAGGGAAGAATAGAAAATTCATGATCGGATTTTTGATCGCGAATCCAAGATCGAATGAATTTTGGTGAAGAGTATAGTATAATAATAAAGAACTGATCACGAAAAAATCAGAGACGAGTGCTAAATAAGAAAATCCTTTAATAGCCCAATGAGTGCAGGTCCTGATTACGTAAGAATGTCCAATCGTAACTGCAGTGAAAATTGTAAATGCGATCCCGTTAACCAGAGCATCTCCATTTTTCCAGTTTAAGGCCAACTGAGCTGCAAAAAATATTAGAAGCAGATATCGGAAGGCGTTGGATACATAGGCGCCTATGATTTCTTCGTTTTCTAAAACCTTACGGACCGAATCGTCCATTTTACTTCGATCTGTTATTTCCAGAATATTACAAAGAAACTTAGGTAGATAATCTTTGATAGGCATAGCTCCCTAAAATACTCCTTTCAATTTTTGATTCAATCGTTTCTTATTGTTTTCGACTGAATCGAATAACAAAAGGAATGTTATAATTCCGAAATAAATATCAGAATCAGTGGAACTTTTACATAAAACCAAGATCGATCAAACCTTGGATAAGCAGGATGGAAGAATGAACCATAGAGTTGCAATCATTGCGGGTGGAACTGGGCTCGTCGGCGGAGAACTTGTTCAAGAATTATTGATAGATCCATCCTGGGATAAGGTATATCTTCTGGTCCGAAAACCTCTGGAATGGACTCATTCCAAATTGGAATTGATCCTTACTGATTGGGAAAAACTAACTGAGTTTCCTCAAGGTGTTACAGATGCATTTTGCACTTTGGGCACTACAATTGGCAAAGCAGGCTCTAAGGAAAATTTTAAAAAGGTCGACTTAGAGTATCCGATACGATTTGCAAAAGCAGCAAAGGAGAAGGGTGTAAAATCTTTCTTTATAGTGACGGCACTGGGAGCAGATCCAAATTCTATCGTATTCTATAATCAGGTAAAAGGAGAAGTAGAAACCGAAATTTCAAAACTTGGTTTTGAAACTTTTGGAATTTTCAGACCTTCTCTTTTGGAGGGGGATAGAAAAGAATTCAGGTTAGGGGAGAAGATCGGGTCTAAACTTGCTTTCTTGATCAATCCTTTACTTTTAGGTCCTTTCAAAAAATACAGATCTATTCATGTTAAGACTGTTGCTAAGTCTATGTTGAATTTAGCTTGGTCTGGCAAAAAAGGAAATCATATCATCGAATCGGATAAAATTGCAGCATTAGGATCTTCTTCCGCAAGAGGAAATCTAGAAAATTTAATATAGTTTGTAATTAGGAACTTCCGTTTAATCTTTTTAAGATCTCAGAAGCGTTTTCATTTTGCGGATCTAATTCGAGGCTTAGTTTTGCAAAGTTAGATGCTTTTTCGGATCTTCCTAATTTTAGATTTAAATCGGCAATATGAGCTAGATTTGCTGGGATCCCTGGATTACGAAGCTGGATCCTTTCTGCGAGTTCTAAGGATCGATTATAATTTCCGATCTTTTTGAAACAGAAAGAAGCAGTATAGATCATATCTGTATCACCAGGATTTTCTTCTACATAAGTGTCCATAAGTGAACAAGCTTCTTGATCATTTCCATTTCGATAATGAAGCCTGATCAAATCTCTCTTTAATATTTGGTTTTCAGGAGAAAGATTTAAGGCCGCTTCTATCGTAAGAATTGCTTCTGGGATATTTTTATTCTTTAAAAATTCTTTCGCTTTCTTACTTAGATTTTGGACTTCTTTTCCTGCCTTCGTTTTGTTCGAAGGTTTGCCAGGATCATATTCAATTCGTAAAAGAGAAAGATCGTCGGTGATCCTTCCTTTTGATTCCAAATTGGATAGAATTGTTTGAAGATCGCCTTCAGAAGATTCTACTAGTTTCAGAAACAAGGACTCATCCTCGTTCATAACTTTTTCTCCTGACTTTGTAGAGATCTCTAAATCATCTCTTCCGTCGGACCCGATCACTAAAATATCAGCAGGCTGGAGTCTGAAAATTTTTACACTTAAACTTCCTTCCATGCCTGGAGTTCCTAATTTTCTGTATTGTAAACTTTCTTCTAAAAAGGAGGCTTTTCCGTCCCTATATAAAACGGACCAAGGATGTTCTGCATTAATATAGTATAATATACCTGCTTCTTCATCTAAAACACCCAATACCATGGAAACCAACATACTTCCATCAAATCCCTGGAATAATTTATGCAATTCGGTAAATGCATTTTTGATCCATTTTTCCGCGTAAAGAGAGTAGGTGTTTTCGTTTGTAAGAGTTCTTTGTAGAATAGAGTGGAATGCTGCGCCAAGAACGAGAACACCTCCTGCTCCTTGGAGAGATTTTCCCATTGCGTCCGCGTTTAAGAATACAGTGTATTCTTTTCCTCTCAAAAGGATTTCTTGCGCGATACAGATGTCTCCGCCTATCTCGCTTTCTTTTCCCTTAAACACGAAATTCTTTTTTTGTCTAATTAGAAAATCAACTTTTGCTTTTCTTCCGGTGGTTCGATTGATACCGAGAGGTTTGATCAAAAGAGAAGTGAGAAAATAATCCCCATCCTGTTGTTTTTTGAGCTCTTCTACAGTGCGTAATGTTTCTCTGAGCTCTGAAGTTTTTTCCTCTACCAAAGATTGTAGATGTTCTCTGATCCTTCCTATCTCTCCTGTTGCTTTGGCGAAATCCCGTGCAAATCCTAAAAATTCTTTATCGTTCGAGACTAAGGGTAATTTTCCAGGGCCACCTGCGGCTAGATCATTTGCAGATTTTCCGATTTGTTCTAAGGTAGTTGAAATAGATTGAAAATATAATATAATGAGTATTGTCGCAGCAAAAAATGTGAGTCCAATAAAGAATACGATCTCCAAATAAGAATTTGGTCTTAGTCCTACATAAACTGCTAATATACTTAGAGAAAGTAATACTAAAGAAAGTAGAAATCCGAACTTTCCTTTCAAACCCAAAAAACCTGCTGGAAAATTAGAAGAATAGGATCTGCTTAATAGGACTTTCTTTAGCATTACTCTTTTGGGACCGGTGATATAATCCGTGATGATATAACTAAAGCCGCAATAAACGAAAATAGCAGCCGACCATCCTAAAAAGATATACCAAAGTTCTTTTAGATCATAATTGAATACTAAATAGGATATTACATTAACTAGAAATACGAAACATCCGTAGCCGAATGCAGTTATCATATTATGAGTGGGTAATTTAATTAGATCGGATAATATATGATCTAATTCTTCCGAAGCGAGTCTTCTTAAAGAAGAACTATGATCTAAGGCCTTATTAATTCTTTTTATATGAGTTTCAAATCCAGGAAAACCTACCTGAGCTAATAATCCATATTGGATCCCATGCAGGATAGTGACTAAAATTGTTGCTAAGAAAAATGACAGAATGATCGGATAATGTGTCTGTACAGAAAACATCGGGATAGTTGCCTGACCGAAAAAATAGGCGTAAACTGCTCCGAACCATCCACCGGTTAAAGAAAAAGCTACGATAGAAAATGTGTAAGAAACTTTTCTATGAATAGTTTCGAAAAGGTGATAAAAATTCCTTTGTATCATTTAAAGTATCCTGGAACACATCCAGATTGAATAAATAACATCTTAGAATAAGACGTTACGATTGTTTAAAAGATATATTGAAAGGAAAGAGATTTTTAGAACCTTCCAGGAAAGTGTGAATAAATAATTTACTATCTCTTTAGGATTTATTTAGATTATGACCTTTAAGTGATCTGTTTTATTTCGTGAACATATGTTTACTTTGATATAGGAAAAAGTAATTTTGCTTTCCAAATCGTACGATTAAATTAATTTCTCCAAGATCTAAATAGGAAGGGAAGATGGATATCAAAGGAAAACGTATCGTGATCACCGGGGCAGCTTCCGGAATAGGGAAGGAAACTCTCCTCAAACTTCTCAAATTCGAAGGTGTTAAAATTTTAGCGGTGGATCTGGATCCTTCTCGCCTTGAAGTTTCTGACGATAGAGTGAAAAAATTTAAATGTGATGTTTCCTCTTCCGAGAACGTAGACAAAATTTTTAAGGAAGCCGAAAAGGTTTTGGGTGGTATTGATATCTTTTATGCAAATGCAGGTTTTGCGTACTACGAAGAGATCAAAAAGCCAGATTGGAAACGTATCGAAAAAATTTTCCAAACAAATGTTTTCTCTGCTATCTATGGCTTACAAAAGGTCCAGGCAGAATATTCTAATCCTGTTTATTATATCATCACAGCTTCTGCTATGAGCTTTCTTTCGATTCCTGGTTATGCGTTGTATTCCGCGACCAAAGCAGCTGTACATTCTTTTGCAGAAGCTTTTCAGTTTGAATTGAAAAAACCTCATAAACTTATGATCGTTTATCCGATCGCTACTCGAACGAACTTTTTCGACTCGGCCGGTAAGAAGGTGCCGGTACCATTTCCTTCTCAGACACCTAAGCAGGTTGCCTCGGCAGTTGTATCTGGGATCCGCTGGAATAAAAAGAAAGTATTACCTTCTAAAATATTTTCTCTAATGATGTTCTTGGATAGATTTCTCATCTATCCACTGCGTATGTATCAGGTTATAGAAAATTGGAAACGTAAAAGAGCCCTAAACTAAGGCCGGGCTCTTCTTATTTTCGATACGGATTTTATTATATTCTAATAAAGCCGAGCTATCCAGATTATAAGAATGAATCAGGGCGGCTCTTTCCTTTCTGGAGTTTTCATCTAGCTTTTTCAGACCTCTTTCTGAAATCACTCCGATGATAACTCTGGTTGCAGATTCTACTAACTCGAACGCTACCTCGTCTTTGGATATTCCATTTTCTAAAGAAGCATAAATAGAATGAGATTCTTCTAATTTTTTGCGATTTTCTATAAGCTCTCTGGAAGGGGAGAAGCTGGACATTTCTTCATCCAAATATTGTCTTAAGATCCCTTTTGCTCCGAGTCCAGTGACAATCCCTCCGATCGCTGCTACAACCTGCAATTGTGTGGTTCCTTCGTAGATATTTGTGATCCTAACATCTCTATAGATCCTGGAAATATCGTAATCATAGGTATATCCTGCTCCTCCATGGATTTGGAGTGCGTCAAATGCGATCTTATTTGCCTGTTCCGTAATATAATATTTAGATAATGGAGTGAATAGATTGGCGAGTTTTTCCCATTTTTTAATACTTTCGTCCTTTTTGATCTCTCTTTCATCTACACCGGACTCTTTCATTTTTTCTGATTTCCAGTGATATAGATCTATAGATCTGGAAGCTTCTTGCAGAATGGATCGCATCGCTAAGATCTCTCTGTCCATTAGATCCAACATCTTTTTCACTGCTGGGATATTTCTGATCTTCTTGCCGAATTGTTCTCTTTCATCTGCATATTTTTTAGCTTCGTAATAAGCTGCAGCTCCGATCCCCATCGCCTGTCCTGCGATAGAAAGTCTTGCCCCGTTCATCATTGCCATTGAATATTTGACTAGTCCGTAACCTTCTTCTCCGATTAATATACCCGGAGAGTTTTCATAAACTACCTCGCAAGTAGGAGAACAATGTAGTCCCATTTTTTTCTCTATTCCAGCGATCTCTACGTCTTCACTTTTTACTATGAAAAAGGAGAGTCCTCTTGCTCCACTCGTTGGACTTCCTGTTCTAGCTAATGTAAGAATGATAGAAGGTTTATCATCGAATCCACAACCATGGGTGATAAATCTTTTTGCGCCTGTAATTCTCCAGACTCCGTCTTCTCCTTTGATTGCTTTTGTTTGTAAGTTGGGGAGATCGGATCCATAATTTGGTTCTGTGAGTGCCATTGCACCACATAGTTCTCCTGCCGCCATTTTAGGGACGTAAGCTTCTACCATTTCTTCTGAACCGAATCTTTCTATTGTCTCTGCAAGATTCATACATCCGAGAGCAATTGCGACTGATCCATCTGCTCTCGAGAATATTTCCATAAGCATTGCTTGCACAGTGCAAGGTAGTCCTAATCCACCATGTTTACGGCCAATAGAGTAGGGAAGAATTCCTGCCTCTTTGACCTGATTGACAGCGTTTATCATTTCTTTAGGAAAGCGAACTTTACCTTTTTCGTATATTAAACCTTCTGCATCCATTTTTTGGACGAAGGGAGCTATTTCTTTTCCAGCGAGTTCTCCGGCGGATTCCAATACGGATCTGTAGAATTCGATAGCTTCTTCTTTACTTCCTGGGGCTAATGCGAATTCTTCTTTTCCGGTTTTTTCGTATTCTTTTTTGTCTGAAAACCCTTGTTCGAATGCTTCTACCACTTCTTCCCAGTCTATTAAGGATTCAAAATATTGTTTTAAGTCTTCGTTCTCTAGGAAATAATTATTTTCGAGCATGGATATTCTCCGAATATAAATGAACTTTTGTTCAGTGTGATTACGTTTCTTAAGGAAGCCTTAATTTATGATTTATATCTGGAAAGGGAAAAAAGAGTAGAATGGATACTTTTTTAAAGCTGAACACTATTAAGTTTTTCGCACAGAGCACACAGAGATCACCGAGAGGCTTGGAGCGGGGGTATGTGTTAATTTTAATGAATCAAAAAACTCCGTGTTCTCCGTGACCTCTGCGTGAAAAAAGAGGTAAGGGAAAAAGGTATAAAAAAAGCCGCCGGTTTTACCCGACGGCTTTCGGCTTTAAGCAAAGCAGGAAAAAGAAGTATTACTTCTTATCTCCAGCAATTGCAGCTTTCAATTTTTCTTCTGCATCAGTAGCCAATTTTTGCAATTCAGCTGGGTTTGCGTGAAGAATAGGAGAAAGACCTGGAACACCTGGAGGGCCAAGAACTCCAACAGTAGCTACGAAAGAACCTTTCACTTCTCCCACTTTGTAAGTGGTGAAAGTTACTCTGTATAAACCGCGAACTAAAAGTTTTTTAGTGTCGATGTTTTTAAGTTCATCTAAGCTTTTTGGAATGTTTGGAATTTGGATACGAAGTAAAGAGTTGTACTTATTGTGACGCTCTTCATTGTAAGTATCGTCTCCATCATCATTGTCTCCAAGAGTTTGAAGTGCTTTTCCTTTAGCCGCTCCTTCAATTTGGTTTGGCATAATAGCTGCTAAGCGCTCTATGCGAATCCAAGTATCGAACCAGTTTGGCATGCTTTTTTCTTCAGCAGTTGCAGCTTTGAAAGCCTCACTCTGGAAGTCGTCGCTAGATGGCTCACCAATTTCTCCGGTAGGGGAAATTAGACGAACACCTAATTCAACGATTGCTGCTGGAACCCAAATATAAAGGAAATATGATTTCTTTCCGTTTACTACTGCGTCAGCGGCTTGTCCTGGTTTGATGTATCCCCAATAGTTCACAGTTTCAGAATAAGGTGCGAAAAGCTTCTTAACTCCTACTCCTGGAATGTCTTGTTCACCGACCGAGAAATTACTTTTTAAGCCGGGAAGTCCACCGATACATGCAGCAAAGCTGACCATTATAGCGGCGGAGATTATAAGGATCGAAGATTTTTTCATTCGAGAGATCTCCTTGGTATGGATTGCTCAAGATAGAGAAGAGATTCCTTTTTGTAAATCTAATTAATAAATTTTTGTTTCCTACCCCTCTTTTGCGGTGCAAAATTTTTACAAAGGGGTAATTTTACACCTCACCAGGATCATATAACAAGTTCCATTTGGTGAGTAAAAAAATTTCCAGGTCTCTTAACAGAAACGTTTTGAATGAGGGGATGATGGATAGGTTTGATTTAGTTTAGTTTTTGAAAAGCCAGGACCAAAACCATTCCCAAAGATCCAATAACCAGGCAAACAATCTACCAAGGATCCCAGTATGGGAATATCTTCTTAATAGCTTTTGAGCCCTTTCTTGTTCTTCCGGGGTAAACGGTAGCCGTACATTGTTTTCTTCGGCTTCGATCAAAACTCTTTCTTTTTTACTTCGTACATCTACGATTCGTACATCAACATATTCCCAGCCCAGAAGTTTCACACATTCCAGGCGTCTTTCGCCAGAGACTAATTTATTGTCCAAGTCGATAATGATCGGATGCAAAAGCCCTAAGTTTTGTATGGAAGATTTGAGACCATGTAAGTCGCCCAAATCTTTACGAATGCGGTTCTTTACCTTAATATCGGAGACCCGAATTTTCATCTAAGAAATGCTTTTTTCACCGTATAAATCCTACAAACCAAATTCAGAAGTTTTGACTAAATTTCCTAAAGAACCCTTCTAGGATTGGAAAAGGTTGGGTCGGATTCACTTGACAGTGACGACTTGCATAGGTTTATAGTTTTAGGCGGGGAAGATTCTCCCCTTCGAATTAATTTTAACAGGAATTACAATCGAATGTCCCTTCAAGACTTCATCTTTACCTCGGAATCCGTATCGGAAGGACACCCGGACAAGGTTTGCGACCAAATTTCCGACGCAATTCTGGACGCTTATTTAGCTCAGGATCCTAAATCCAGGGTAGCATGCGAAACTTTAGTGACTACTAACCTAGTAGTAGTTGCCGGAGAAGTAACTAGCAAGGGCAAGATCGACGCGGTAGAGATCGCAAGAAATGTGATCAAGGATATCGGATACAACGATGTTTCTTTAGGTTTTGACGCTGAGTTCGCTGTAGTTTCTTCTCATATCCATGCTCAAAGTCCTGATATTTCTCAAGGTGTTACTGAGGGAGAAGGTCTTTTTAAAGAGCAAGGAGCAGGTGACCAAGGTTTGATGTTCGGGTTCGCTATCGACGAAACTCCAGAACTTATGCCTATGCCTATCTATTACTCTCATGAGTTAGTCAGATATTTGTCTGGATTACGTCATGACGGTAAATTGAAATGGTTACGCCCTGACGCAAAGTCTCAGGTAACTGTAGAATACAAAAACGGAAAGCCTACTCGTATTGACACCGTTGTAATT
Protein-coding regions in this window:
- a CDS encoding adenylate/guanylate cyclase domain-containing protein; amino-acid sequence: MPIKDYLPKFLCNILEITDRSKMDDSVRKVLENEEIIGAYVSNAFRYLLLIFFAAQLALNWKNGDALVNGIAFTIFTAVTIGHSYVIRTCTHWAIKGFSYLALVSDFFVISSLLLYYTLHQNSFDLGFAIKNPIMNFLFFPLAFSLIQFRLRYVVLSVILFYLVYFGIFSYALIYDKMVFAKDWGDYVMGPNVLVTDALFGRPMVYLILAFFFAFGILRTLIMIRRIGEGEAQRSLLSRYFSPGMVEEMMTNPDVLEGRRQTATILFTDIRNFTALSENMDPLELSRFLSSIRETLTDCVFEFGGTLDKYIGDAVMATFGTPYPSADPASDAIRALQCGQRMLEKLGEFNNARGAKGLEPVRIGIGIHTGEVFSGNIETSRRAEFTVIGDAVNTASRIESLTKNFGKELLVSEETWKLAGANFRGETLPPVQVKGKEKPVTVVAVGA
- a CDS encoding oxidoreductase, producing the protein MNHRVAIIAGGTGLVGGELVQELLIDPSWDKVYLLVRKPLEWTHSKLELILTDWEKLTEFPQGVTDAFCTLGTTIGKAGSKENFKKVDLEYPIRFAKAAKEKGVKSFFIVTALGADPNSIVFYNQVKGEVETEISKLGFETFGIFRPSLLEGDRKEFRLGEKIGSKLAFLINPLLLGPFKKYRSIHVKTVAKSMLNLAWSGKKGNHIIESDKIAALGSSSARGNLENLI
- a CDS encoding PP2C family protein-serine/threonine phosphatase, which produces MIQRNFYHLFETIHRKVSYTFSIVAFSLTGGWFGAVYAYFFGQATIPMFSVQTHYPIILSFFLATILVTILHGIQYGLLAQVGFPGFETHIKRINKALDHSSSLRRLASEELDHILSDLIKLPTHNMITAFGYGCFVFLVNVISYLVFNYDLKELWYIFLGWSAAIFVYCGFSYIITDYITGPKRVMLKKVLLSRSYSSNFPAGFLGLKGKFGFLLSLVLLSLSILAVYVGLRPNSYLEIVFFIGLTFFAATILIILYFQSISTTLEQIGKSANDLAAGGPGKLPLVSNDKEFLGFARDFAKATGEIGRIREHLQSLVEEKTSELRETLRTVEELKKQQDGDYFLTSLLIKPLGINRTTGRKAKVDFLIRQKKNFVFKGKESEIGGDICIAQEILLRGKEYTVFLNADAMGKSLQGAGGVLVLGAAFHSILQRTLTNENTYSLYAEKWIKNAFTELHKLFQGFDGSMLVSMVLGVLDEEAGILYYINAEHPWSVLYRDGKASFLEESLQYRKLGTPGMEGSLSVKIFRLQPADILVIGSDGRDDLEISTKSGEKVMNEDESLFLKLVESSEGDLQTILSNLESKGRITDDLSLLRIEYDPGKPSNKTKAGKEVQNLSKKAKEFLKNKNIPEAILTIEAALNLSPENQILKRDLIRLHYRNGNDQEACSLMDTYVEENPGDTDMIYTASFCFKKIGNYNRSLELAERIQLRNPGIPANLAHIADLNLKLGRSEKASNFAKLSLELDPQNENASEILKRLNGSS
- a CDS encoding SDR family NAD(P)-dependent oxidoreductase, with the translated sequence MDIKGKRIVITGAASGIGKETLLKLLKFEGVKILAVDLDPSRLEVSDDRVKKFKCDVSSSENVDKIFKEAEKVLGGIDIFYANAGFAYYEEIKKPDWKRIEKIFQTNVFSAIYGLQKVQAEYSNPVYYIITASAMSFLSIPGYALYSATKAAVHSFAEAFQFELKKPHKLMIVYPIATRTNFFDSAGKKVPVPFPSQTPKQVASAVVSGIRWNKKKVLPSKIFSLMMFLDRFLIYPLRMYQVIENWKRKRALN
- a CDS encoding acyl-CoA dehydrogenase family protein, which codes for MLENNYFLENEDLKQYFESLIDWEEVVEAFEQGFSDKKEYEKTGKEEFALAPGSKEEAIEFYRSVLESAGELAGKEIAPFVQKMDAEGLIYEKGKVRFPKEMINAVNQVKEAGILPYSIGRKHGGLGLPCTVQAMLMEIFSRADGSVAIALGCMNLAETIERFGSEEMVEAYVPKMAAGELCGAMALTEPNYGSDLPNLQTKAIKGEDGVWRITGAKRFITHGCGFDDKPSIILTLARTGSPTSGARGLSFFIVKSEDVEIAGIEKKMGLHCSPTCEVVYENSPGILIGEEGYGLVKYSMAMMNGARLSIAGQAMGIGAAAYYEAKKYADEREQFGKKIRNIPAVKKMLDLMDREILAMRSILQEASRSIDLYHWKSEKMKESGVDEREIKKDESIKKWEKLANLFTPLSKYYITEQANKIAFDALQIHGGAGYTYDYDISRIYRDVRITNIYEGTTQLQVVAAIGGIVTGLGAKGILRQYLDEEMSSFSPSRELIENRKKLEESHSIYASLENGISKDEVAFELVESATRVIIGVISERGLKKLDENSRKERAALIHSYNLDSSALLEYNKIRIENKKSPALV
- the lipL32 gene encoding major surface lipoprotein LipL32, with translation MKKSSILIISAAIMVSFAACIGGLPGLKSNFSVGEQDIPGVGVKKLFAPYSETVNYWGYIKPGQAADAVVNGKKSYFLYIWVPAAIVELGVRLISPTGEIGEPSSDDFQSEAFKAATAEEKSMPNWFDTWIRIERLAAIMPNQIEGAAKGKALQTLGDNDDGDDTYNEERHNKYNSLLRIQIPNIPKSLDELKNIDTKKLLVRGLYRVTFTTYKVGEVKGSFVATVGVLGPPGVPGLSPILHANPAELQKLATDAEEKLKAAIAGDKK
- a CDS encoding ParB N-terminal domain-containing protein, with the protein product MKIRVSDIKVKNRIRKDLGDLHGLKSSIQNLGLLHPIIIDLDNKLVSGERRLECVKLLGWEYVDVRIVDVRSKKERVLIEAEENNVRLPFTPEEQERAQKLLRRYSHTGILGRLFAWLLDLWEWFWSWLFKN